The Dehalococcoidales bacterium sequence TGCCTACCCAACCTCATTGTGGCCAGGTGATGGTTATCGCATCTACCGGGCATACGTCAACGCACTCGTTGCATCCGGTGCACTTGAATCGGCTTTCGGTCCCGAGCTTGAAGCTCCCGGGTTCCCTGGGATCCGTCTCTTTGAACCTCTCCACTTTCACGGAATCCACCAGGAAGACGGCCTGGGGACAGGTCCGTA is a genomic window containing:
- a CDS encoding 4Fe-4S binding protein produces the protein RTCPQAVFLVDSVKVERFKETDPREPGSFKLGTESRFKCTGCNECVDVCPVDAITITWPQ